In a genomic window of Tachysurus vachellii isolate PV-2020 chromosome 13, HZAU_Pvac_v1, whole genome shotgun sequence:
- the rnaseh2c gene encoding ribonuclease H2 subunit C — translation MAVNSCVTVVQLGSVNQTHQSDVHLLPCDVEHDGAAQVATFFTPTVKERKHEKTVSFRGRGLKGQEVTHPQDYTGLVLKEVQKPSSDQEDRIVKVSSVFHNFTYWNLETPPTSDDRIVMAMAWPKLAEMIHAPVED, via the exons ATGGCAGTGAACAGTTGTGTGACTGTGGTGCAGCTCGGCTCTGTGAATCAGACCCATCAGTCAGACGTTCATCTGTTACCTTGTGACGTCGAGCACGACGGAGCTGCACAAGTGGCCACGTTTTTCACGCCGACGGTGAAGGAGAGAAAGCACG AAAAGACAGTGTCGTTTAGGGGGCGGGGTCTGAAAGGTCAGGAAGTGACGCACCCTCAGGACTACACAGGACTGGTGTTGAAGGAGGTACAGAAACCATCATCTGATCAAGAA GACAGAATTGTTAAGGTTTCTTCAGTTTTTCATAATTTCACATATTGGAATTTGGAGACTCCTCCCACATCAGATGATCGAATCGTGATGGCAATGGCATGGCCAAAATTAGCAGAGATG ATACATGCACCAGTGGAGGACTGA
- the trmt12 gene encoding tRNA wybutosine-synthesizing protein 2 homolog isoform X1, with the protein MSLMCTCRLARKRDSSQMDCIRALKVPQRSAELYRKHLLEKGALDQQYCVQKHSDGTVTLPVFPWALSHLDSLTLHSSVDQDSSCKIVQMQVPQPSKKSKTKPHRDRMIEVVQELVATKGVQWSRELEDDLPSGWQRHGDLLLFGDGCFSQAIWRKFGSELWLAVAQALGVKRLARKKHISQNGWRTPVITMLLGDDSYVTHVDNHIRYEFDITKCMFSFGNITEKLRISSFDCSGETVVDLYAGIGYFALPYLVHAGAAHVHACEWNPHAVSALRRNLHINKVAHRCTIHQGDNKQLSLNDVADRVNLGLIPSSEEGWPMACRLLRRDTGGMLHIHNNVTTPIQHQNLQPSSYSLNEGEGYVNERLNISRDKEAWNNWAKITVSHIAQLLRGITQTEWRTSIKHIEHVKSYAPHINHIVLDLECRPV; encoded by the exons ATGTCGTTGATGTGCACGTGCAGGTTAGCCAGGAAGAG AGACAGCTCACAAATGGATTGCATCAGGGCTCTGAAGGTGCCACAGCGTTCTGCAGAGCTTTACAG gaaACATCTGTTAGAGAAGGGCGCTTTAGATCAGCAGTACTGCGTACAGAAACACTCAGATGGAACAGTGACTCTCCCGGTCTTTCCCTGGGCTCTGTCTCACCTGGATTCTCTCACACTGCACAGCTCTGTGGATCAGGACAGCTCCTGTAAAATCGTTCAAATGCAG gTTCCTCAGCCGTCAAAGAAAAGCAAAACGAAGCCTCATAGAGACAGAATGATTGAGGTTGTGCAGGAACTGGTGGCGACTAAAGGAGTGCAGTGGAGTAGGGAACTTGAAGATGACCTGCCCAGTGGATGGCAACGTCATGGAGATCTGCTTTTATTTGGTGATGGATGCTTTTCACAAGCAATCTGGAGAAAATTTG GCTCTGAGTTGTGGTTGGCTGTTGCCCAGGCACTAGGAGTGAAGCGTCTAGCacgaaaaaaacacatttcccaAAATGGGTGGCGCACCCCAGTCATAACAATGCTGTTAGGAGACGACAGCTATGTAACTCATGTTGATAACCACATCAG ATATGAATTTGATATCACCAAGTGCATGTTCTCCTTCGGAAACATCACAGAAAAACTGCGAATCTCGTCCTTTGACTGCAGTGGGGAGACAGTGGTTGACCTGTATGCAG GAATTGGCTACTTCGCCCTGCCGTATCTGGTACATGCCGGTGCTGCCCATGTGCATGCATGTGAATGGAACCCACATGCAGTTTCAGCACTGCGAAGAAACCTGCACATTAATAAAGTAGCTCATCGTTGCACTATACATCAAGGAGACAACAAACAA CTGTCCCTGAATGACGTAGCTGACCGGGTGAATCTAGGGCTGATCCCAAGCTCTGAAGAGGGCTGGCCAATGGCATGCCGTCTCCTGCGGAGAGACACTGGTGGAATGTTGCATATCCATAACAATGTCACCACACCTATCCAGCATCAGAACCTTCAGCCATCCTCCTATTCACTGAATGAGGGAGAGGGATATGTAAATGAACGCCTAAACATTTCTAGAGACAAAGAAGCATGGAACAACTGGGCGAAAATCACAGTGAGCCACATCGCCCAACTTCTGAGAGGCATCACCCAAACTGAGTGGAGAACCAGCATTAAACATATAGAGCATGTAAAATCTTATGCACCACACATAAATCACATAGTATTGGATCTGGAGTGTAGACCAGTCTAA
- the trmt12 gene encoding tRNA wybutosine-synthesizing protein 2 homolog isoform X2, producing MDCIRALKVPQRSAELYRKHLLEKGALDQQYCVQKHSDGTVTLPVFPWALSHLDSLTLHSSVDQDSSCKIVQMQVPQPSKKSKTKPHRDRMIEVVQELVATKGVQWSRELEDDLPSGWQRHGDLLLFGDGCFSQAIWRKFGSELWLAVAQALGVKRLARKKHISQNGWRTPVITMLLGDDSYVTHVDNHIRYEFDITKCMFSFGNITEKLRISSFDCSGETVVDLYAGIGYFALPYLVHAGAAHVHACEWNPHAVSALRRNLHINKVAHRCTIHQGDNKQLSLNDVADRVNLGLIPSSEEGWPMACRLLRRDTGGMLHIHNNVTTPIQHQNLQPSSYSLNEGEGYVNERLNISRDKEAWNNWAKITVSHIAQLLRGITQTEWRTSIKHIEHVKSYAPHINHIVLDLECRPV from the exons ATGGATTGCATCAGGGCTCTGAAGGTGCCACAGCGTTCTGCAGAGCTTTACAG gaaACATCTGTTAGAGAAGGGCGCTTTAGATCAGCAGTACTGCGTACAGAAACACTCAGATGGAACAGTGACTCTCCCGGTCTTTCCCTGGGCTCTGTCTCACCTGGATTCTCTCACACTGCACAGCTCTGTGGATCAGGACAGCTCCTGTAAAATCGTTCAAATGCAG gTTCCTCAGCCGTCAAAGAAAAGCAAAACGAAGCCTCATAGAGACAGAATGATTGAGGTTGTGCAGGAACTGGTGGCGACTAAAGGAGTGCAGTGGAGTAGGGAACTTGAAGATGACCTGCCCAGTGGATGGCAACGTCATGGAGATCTGCTTTTATTTGGTGATGGATGCTTTTCACAAGCAATCTGGAGAAAATTTG GCTCTGAGTTGTGGTTGGCTGTTGCCCAGGCACTAGGAGTGAAGCGTCTAGCacgaaaaaaacacatttcccaAAATGGGTGGCGCACCCCAGTCATAACAATGCTGTTAGGAGACGACAGCTATGTAACTCATGTTGATAACCACATCAG ATATGAATTTGATATCACCAAGTGCATGTTCTCCTTCGGAAACATCACAGAAAAACTGCGAATCTCGTCCTTTGACTGCAGTGGGGAGACAGTGGTTGACCTGTATGCAG GAATTGGCTACTTCGCCCTGCCGTATCTGGTACATGCCGGTGCTGCCCATGTGCATGCATGTGAATGGAACCCACATGCAGTTTCAGCACTGCGAAGAAACCTGCACATTAATAAAGTAGCTCATCGTTGCACTATACATCAAGGAGACAACAAACAA CTGTCCCTGAATGACGTAGCTGACCGGGTGAATCTAGGGCTGATCCCAAGCTCTGAAGAGGGCTGGCCAATGGCATGCCGTCTCCTGCGGAGAGACACTGGTGGAATGTTGCATATCCATAACAATGTCACCACACCTATCCAGCATCAGAACCTTCAGCCATCCTCCTATTCACTGAATGAGGGAGAGGGATATGTAAATGAACGCCTAAACATTTCTAGAGACAAAGAAGCATGGAACAACTGGGCGAAAATCACAGTGAGCCACATCGCCCAACTTCTGAGAGGCATCACCCAAACTGAGTGGAGAACCAGCATTAAACATATAGAGCATGTAAAATCTTATGCACCACACATAAATCACATAGTATTGGATCTGGAGTGTAGACCAGTCTAA